Proteins from a single region of Felis catus isolate Fca126 chromosome B4, F.catus_Fca126_mat1.0, whole genome shotgun sequence:
- the LOC101090367 gene encoding lysozyme-like protein 1: MKAASILALIGCLVTITESKVYTRCKLAKIFSRAGLDNYQGFSLGNWICMAYYESHYNTTAQTQLEDGSTDYGIFQINSFTWCRHAKLQEKNHCHVACSALLTDDLTDAIICAKKIAKETEGMNYWQGWKKHCEGKDLSEWKKGCEVS; encoded by the exons ATGAAGGCTGCCAGCATCTTGGCCCTGATTGGCTGCCTGGTCACCATCACTGAGTCCAAAGTCTACACTCGCTGTAAActggcaaaaatattttcaagggctGGCCTGGACAATTACCAGGGCTTTAGCCTTGGAAACT GGATCTGCATGGCATACTATGAGAGCCACTACAATACGACAGCGCAGACCCAGCTGGAGGATGGAAGCACTGACTATGGCATTTTCCAGATAAACAGCTTCACGTGGTGCAGACATGCTAAGCTACAGGAGAAGAACCACTGTCACGTCGCCTGCTCAG CCTTGCTCACTGACGACCTCACAGATGCGATTATCTGTGCCAAGAAAATTGCTAAAGAGACAGAAGGGATGAACTATTG GCAAGGCTGGAAGAAACACTGCGAGGGCAAGGACCTGTCTGAATGGAAAAAGGGATGTGAGGTCTCCTGA